The stretch of DNA TTCTCGAGATCGCAAGGTGCAATAGttatcaatttcaaattttacgattttccttattgttagtaaaaaTTCCTTCAAGTGGTTCTggcatttcaaaattaaaaagtgttTTAGTATGTTTTAATACCAGAATCTGAAATTAAAATCCCGTaagattaaaagttaaattgatCCAAAATTGCGTGAAAAGTTATTCGGCTGCAGCCTAGTTTTGCGAAAGTTAATCTTTGAcgttaaataacttttaaagaTCGGCTTGAATTTCGAGAGAAGGGAATCTATTAAGAACGAGGAAATAAAGTCGCGGTCTTTCAGCTGCGTTCTTCGCAGACCACGTGACAGCGCGCTCTGCGTTCGAATTGACATAAATCTCTCGATTATCATACCGAAACCTTGATTTTGCCGCACGCGCGAGATCTTCCGCTCTTGAGATCGATCCTCCCGCGCTCGAGGCACGATCCGGGGAAACGCTCGGCAATCTTATTGACTTTTGCTAAGCTCGCGCTGTGGcaacggcgacgacgacgacggcgacgacgccATTAGTAGCCGACTCTATCGAGTCCCCAGTAGGAATGCGATTAGGGCCGCTGTCAGTGATACAGAGGCTCCTCAAAAGCGGCTGCCAACTCAATTAAGAGCGGAGTAGAGCGCGCGGCTCCGCGCCATTAGGATGGGCAAGATCGGTCGCTAATTTCCAATTaccttaattaattataatttcccaTTCGGGACGAGCCTTTGATCATGGACGTGCGCGACGCCGCCGCTCCACCCCACCGTACGGCGGCTGCGTCGTTATCGCTCTACGGGGGGGGCGCTATTAACGTGTTGTTTCGTGATTATAATTCAGAGCAGCGTGCACGTATCGCATGTATCGTCATGCATCGGCTGCCTACCGTTCATATTTGGCACCTCGACAACGGTACATTGTCCGCGCGACGACGCACGTGTGCGTAACGCGGCGCGATCCCTCCGCGACGGGCAAGCCGAAACGAATCTCGGAAGTTTCATCGAAATCGCAGAAATTGTTCGGGAAAATTCAAATTGCGTTGCAATTTAACATACGATTAACATTTATGCTTCTGAACATCTATCTGCGCACTTCAATAGGTCGAATATGTTGGATTGAATGATTTTTCATCTAATCACGGCACTTGTAAAGTAGCAATGCGCACGTCTTTccgttgaaataataaaattatgctaaAGGCAAACGCAGGATGCTTATTCGTTGAATATTCATCGCATTTGCGGGGCTCGTCGCGCGTGTTTGTTTAGTTTACGTGCGACGCGCGCCTGTTGCGCGTTTTCCTCGTTTGAGATTCATAGAATCCGTCTGCATTTCGTTATCATTATCTTACGGAAATTTTTATCTGCATAAGTCTCACGTGAATTATCCTGTTTTCCCGTTTGGTCAAACGCACACGATTCCCGATTATCGAGAAGTGACGTCTCTGCGTTTGAATAATACAAGCGCTACTCCTCGATGCTAATTGAAATTCTAGACCGGTTTGAATGCATCGATACAGATTACTCAATCGACAAGAATCGAGTGATCTTACGCAATGTTACTTATAAGGAAACTCATTGTCTGAGACTTGGCGCTTTTTATGCAGCTCGTGCCTTATAATTTGTTGTCGGCGCAGTATCGAATTGTTACAACgctgaatataatttatcgccGAAGAGAATAACAGATCTGACACATGTATTCTCAAAAGATTTATGATTAGCGCGAAAAGTTGGTTagtgaattaattttgtagttatattttatttttaaataaattttaaatatataattaatatttttactaaattcgAGGTTTATTATTGAGagaatttttcagaaaaatcgatttttaaagTTGAATGCATTACGaattgttgtaatatttattataaatttctactCTTATTATTATGTCTCTTATTTCTTCGAGATTCCTATTTTGTTGAGATGCTGGTCGAATTTACTTAATCGACGACATCAACACTAACGGGTCGACCTAGAGCTCTCGCGCATCTTTCTGTAAAAGCGCACTTCGATCGACGGAGTACAATTGGCGCGATTATCTCGCGAGAATGCATTACGTTTTATTCGAACGAGCTCTTCGTCTTTGTTCGGGCGTAAAATGCAGCTTTAAGCACTAAGCCTTTGCGTGAGTGCATGCCCGCGTTCAAAGGGAGAAAATTAAGCGGAACTGTTATCCGAGGCCGGACGTTTGCTCTCGACGTTAGCGGCACGTCAAGGGAGAAGAAAGAAGGGTGCGCTCTAGATCTGGGATGGATTTTTGTCAGATCTTCGACGTTTCGTTATTTCCTCGAAGaatgaatttgaaaaaaaggaaaataaaaggCAGACATCAAGTACAGAAAAATATACCTACATAATTGTTTGCGCAAGAAACTAAAGTTTagaagaattttgaaaattgaataaaatattcttgggatgtattgcaaaaatgtgaaattgaACGTTGAAAATCGGCTCGCTATTTTGGATATTGACAATTTGTAACTAATTTTTCGCGTAATGAAACCAGTAACACCGGTGACGAGCAGTCAACTTAAGAGAATGTGATATTTAATACGATCGATCAACGATTTGTAGATCTCTGCCGTAGCGCGGACGAAAGGGGGGGAGGAAATTAATCAAGGTTACTCAACGACAATATCTTTCTTAATGCGATTACATCTCCATGGAGACGGAACGGAAGTTCCATCGGAGCTAAGAAGGAAGATCAAGGAAATAAGCAGTAATAGccttattcttctctttttgATCGCCTTTTACTCTGTCATTTATTTATGCGGCGCGAGAGCAGTAGTGATTATAATTTCACATCAACGTTTTCTTCACAAATTCTTCGACAAAGGTCTTTGCAACGAAAAGTTGAACAATGActgtgatataaattatttctttctataaaaaaagttattaatattgagCGATAATGCtatgcatatttaatatataaatatgtttaaatatttatgtcttcttgatatttcaaatttttctcttcctttttagatataaattttttttatggatttatatatttcaaacatttttgaaaaataggGAAAGATATTACGCGATATTAAGTGAGGGCGCTAACAATTCTAAACAtttggcaatttttttaagtatttaaaaaatcttcaaTCATGCACACATAAAGAAATGACTGAAAAATGAttacttttgtataaaatatattgattcgCGATTGCTACCTGATCCCGTCTTTTCAGAAAGCCGCTGGATTTTGCGAATTCGATTGGTATTATATAAAGGGACTTGGTGTATAGACGGAAAGACAACACACACGCCGCTCAGTGAAAAAATGCGATATATGACGCACTCATACCAGCGGGTTAGTTCCATAACTGCATTGTGCGTTATTTAGAGCACCGGTAGCGAGGTGCTTTTAGGCACGTAATTCGATAGTCAACTTTCGGAAATGCGGCAAGGTGACATTAACACCGTGACGCGACTGAGTCGATCGTCGGGCCAACGGGAGAACTGTGAACTCTTTTCCAAAAATGCGTGCGATAATTTTGGAAAAGTCTTTCTACTTACGAGTGCGCGAGGCTTCGCGGACGTTAGAACGGACGAGTCGGTCACTCGGGACGTTGTGATAAAGCCTCCGATGTCCATTTCTCGCTTAGATACATGCATTAGCGATGTCTAATTAAGATTCTGTATTGCGTTACGGTAACGTTATTAAGtgaaacaattttcaattacttCGCAGGcgtaattagattaaaaaaccTTGACTCTCAATTTTTCGATATGGAATTCGCAActtaaattaattgcatttaagcAGGGTGTGCGTATTTTAAAATCGCATTGCAATactaataattctttaatagtttttttttacgactttTCGTTCTCCAATTTGTTTCGCCTTTTATCTTCTTCCCTCTTTTGTAACGCACAACTCTTTTTCGGACATCTTTTCTCGCTCTTTCGCCGCTTCCCAGGTCGCACAATAGGCTTTTGTCTTAAGATTCAAGATTTTCCGCAAGAGCTTTGCTCCCAGATGGACAGTGGAATAATCGGATCTCGCTTGATCGACTTACGTCAAGAAGTTGGACTACGGTGATCAGATAAAATCGCATTATTatgattcaatattaattgagGATGCTAATAATGCCCGAAGGTTAGCGCTCGATCAATTGTTGCGTCGATGACTGTTCCAAGGGAAATCTACAATACAATATAgagctaataaaataaaccagACGAAAAAAACGCAGGGAATTTTAGGACATTTTTGCTGACGCGATTAACAGTTTGGttgtaagaaaagaaattgaaaaacacTGCGCTGTTTGGAAATCATTGCCGAGACCGTTCGAAGCttgatttattcatttttagtTTTGCAATCGATTGTCCTGCGAGAGAAACCGAGCGTATGTATCATTGTAATCGGATTTCTTCATATTCACAGGCGCATTTCTCGTCCCCTACTGCGTGATGCTGGTGGTCGGCGGTATTCCTCTGTTCTACATGGAGCTTGCGCTCGGTCAGTTCAACAGGAAGGGTGCTATCACGTGCTGGGGTCGACTGGTACCGCTCTTCAAAGGCAAGTACAGTTAGATGTTACAAAGATGTGCGCCCGCAGGCAAATATGGACAAGGAAAAAAACTACagaaatacagaaataacAGATTTCTAGTTGGTGAAAGTGAAATAAATCACCGATTTTTGCAATCTGCGATAAAAAATCCGTCGGCgatacatattacatatttaatcaaaattgagTGCTCAAATTAAAGTGTAATGAAATGCGTTGTCATTATCAACGATATAattgtactataaatttagCCAAGTatcaatttatgaaaattatcaaTCCTGGCTTGATTTTTCCTGAAAAAATTCCAGGATTCTAGACGTCAACTCTACACTTCTAATTTTCCAGTTAACAAAAAATCccagttaaaatttattgaacattAACAAATCTCGccattcatatttattacagttttGCACTGGTTTCGCTATTTCTTTCGCCACATCTATAAAGTTTATGCTCCTCGCGGCAATTTCGCAACGACGATTGGCCGTTGAATTTACTCGCATGCCGGCCGTGCGTGGTGGATTTACGACGCATAGATCTCTGACGGTGCGAAGATTATGAgtgggggggaaaaaaaaaaagaaaaaatataagtatttcGCGCGCGTAGCGAACCGCGAGTCGTCTGGGAAAAATCTCGAAGGTTTAAGAGCCGTAACGGCTCTCTTTACTCTCATTATATTCTCCCCGCGCCGTTTCTTTCCTCGCGAGGTGGGATATTGGTATTCAGAGCCGGCTGGCCTCTCGCCTCTCTATCCGAGACTCGTCGgacttttccttttttccagCTCTGGTAGGAGAAAATCGTGGCGGCGGTGACAATCGCTTCGGCGCGCGCGAAGCGAAATCCGGCAATGTCCGTCGCCACGCGCTCTTAGCCTCTAATAAAGCGGGAGTAGCGGGTTCTGTATAGAGCGCAGATGTGCGAGCACACATATAATCGGCACATATATCTTCGGCGCGGCCTCGTCGTGGAATCGTCGTGGATATGGCCGCGGTTACTTTATGCGACGCGTATAAATCCGAGGGAATCGCGCGGCGGACGCGCGCACAGCGGGATGCGAGAAGCGACGACGGTTGCTCTCTCCGCGCAAAGAGCCTCCATTTCCGCCGATTTCCAACTTCATTTCCACGGCCACAATTTCGtcccgcccgcccgcccgtCCGCCCGTCCGCTCGCTGATCGCCGTGTGATCGATCGTGCGAGATCCTCCGCCGCGACGCGATTCTGCGCCACGCGGCAGATAGACACCCGTTGTACGTACGATCGCGCACGGAAGGTCATGATGACATTTGCATAGGAAATGCGCAGATAAAGAGATATCGCTACGAGGAAAAACAAATGCATTTTTCTTACTCCCGCACGCACGCTTCATGTTGCCGCGCTAATCCGTTTAGACGTTTAGAGATATCGATGCTTGtactataaaattgttatgtgAGTCATTAATAATAAGCGGCAATTATGATtccagataataaaattatagtttctTGACAATATCAACGTTTGAAacttgattatttttacacgattATTCTTTTTGAATAGCGAGATCGATTGaacgcaattattattttacatcgaCTTTTTCAGAGAGAATCATGcaagaattaaatatcttttttttttttgaagaaaaagaaggaaagtTTTATCATTGTGCTTACAGTCAATTAAAAACGTTCCACGTGTGAAAATATAAGTTGTTCCGGATCAGGTATCGGATACGCGGTCGTCCTGATCGCATTTTACGTCGATTTCTACTACAACGTGATCATCGCCTGGTCGCTTCGCTACTTCTTCGCGTCGTTCTCCACGATGTTGCCGTGGACCACCTGCGATAACCCCTGGAATACGCCGCTGTGCCGCGAGTTCGACGCGAACATCTCGAACTTTGAGGATGTGGTGACCAGCGAGGTGAACAGGAATTTTGGAAATGTCACCCGGTTTTTGGACGGAGAATCGGATCTCGCCGTTGCTCAGAGTGTGGCGGACAACCATACGAGCGCTGCGCATGAATACTTCAAGTGAGCGACGCTTCGATGCTTTATCTCGATATTtccatttgtaaaaaaatgtttcacatGAACGTTTaacatcgataaaaaaattaacaaaatattaacctgtgtttaatatcaaaaaatagaCCAAAAAAACGAGCTCTGTAAAATTCAAACTAATTGATCACAGATTGTTAAATGTTAGTTAGTCTTGAATTGACGTAAGATCTGATTGCAAGATCTCCGTGTGCATTACAAAACTTTTTCCCCTAAGTCGCGCTATCCTGGAGCTGCACCAGAGCGAGGGCTTGCACGATCTCGGCGCCATTAAGTGGGACATCGCGCTGTGCTTGCTCGTGGTCTATCTGGTCTGCTACTTTTCTCTGTGGAAGGGCATCTCGACTTCCGGCAAGGTGAGCTGAATGCCTCGTCGGGGATTAGGGATCGCGAAGATGAGGGGATGATTTCCACATGGCTTTGACTTTCCGCGAGTGCTTCAGAATCTACAGCGAACCGCTGTACATCTATCAAACAGAGCCGCTGAGCATCACTAcgtacataattttttcgttgCAGGTGGTTTGGTTCACCGCTCTTTTCCCTTACGCAGTGCTGCTGATTCTGCTGATAAGAGGCGTCACTCTGCCGGGCAGCGCCGAAGGAATTCGCTATTACCTCAGTCCAAATTTCACTGCTATCACAAAGGCGGAGGTAAGTGCCTGTATGCGACATTTGAATACTTGGAGGTGATTTTCGGCAAGAGTTCAACTCATTTATCGCGTTCTTTTCGAAATAAACatgttttattgtaaatttttgcgCTGCAAGCCATCTCTGCGCTTTGATTCCTataatcttttctttattagattttttattttattgcgattAAAGTAAGAGACGATAAAGAGACAAAATTGATTGACAaggaattaataattgaataaatagttgGAAGCGATTTACAAGCGATGCTGTTTAGTTATCGCACAACTAAATCACGTGATTGatggtaaaaaataataccctCAAACCACATAATACGCTGCGAAGGGCATAAGCGTGTTGCAAAAAAGGAACATTATCCTTCCGTAACgagatattgataaatttttcgcGACACAGGCGCAggatttttgaataaaatcagCGGGAGAAAAGTATATCGGTCCGGCGATCGCTTTATCGGTGACCCAGATTGCCATGAGCCACGACGTATTCGCGACAAAAGGAGAAAACTTCGGGAGTTAATGCGTTTACAGGCCGGCGAGGGGCCGGGAGCGGAAGCGGCGCGGCGGCGGACGGACACGGTGACCCGCGGGTATGGGAAAAATGGGGTAGGAGGAACGTGCAGGGTTAACTGACGACGGTGAAAATGGAAACTCTGTGTAGCTGTCATAATGAACATTAGAGTTCGGCCGAGCACGCGCCGGCACGTTGGAACGCGCCCGCTCGACCCTCTATCGGTCCGCTCCGCGCGCGAAATGCATTTCGCCGACTTTAGCCGCCTTAGCCATCGTCGCTAAAGTGGGTTTTATAACAGTGAGAAAGTGGATTTGTTGATCATCGCTAATCCCCGGATATACGACAGGGCCGGGTTGATGTATGGACCGCGCTCTCCGCTTTCTTCGGCTTCTGCCCGCCCTAGCGCGCGGGATTGCTCGCAAATACAATGTCTGTTCTGTTGTAGATAGATGTGTGGTCGGGAATTTGCTATTTTAGCGCGCGTGTTACGATTTCGACGCAGCGACTTCTAAGAATTctgtattttatcaatttttaaattatgtgtTTGGACTTTTTAACGCTGCGTAGCGATTAATTGCTATTGATAACATTAAGATAAAGTAGTAGAtagctttaaaaaatcttatcaTCTTGTAGTATATTGATTGAATTTTGTCAAACGCGTTCTATCGTGTGCGAGTATTCTCTTCGTCGCCTTCCAGGTGTGGGTGGACGCGGCGACGCAGGTATTTTTCTCCTTGGGACCAGGCTTCGGCGTGCTGCTGGCTTACGCGAGTTACAACAAGTACCACAACAACGTTTACAAGTAAGAATGACggatttcttttttccacgCATCACATCCGCGTCTGACACCGACGTTCTTCGCAGGGACGCCTTGCTGACGAGCTTGATTAACAGCGCGACGTCTTTCGTCGCCGGCTTCGTGATATTCTCGGTGCTCGGCTACATGGCGCGAGCCAGCGGAAAATCCATTCAGGACGTCGCCACAGAAGGACCCGGTTTGGTTTTCATCGTCTATCCGGCGGCCATCGCTACCATGCCCGGCTCGATGTTTTGGGCGCTCATTTTCTTCATGATGCTGCTCACCCTCGGTTTGGACAGCTCGGTATATCTTCGCTTTGTCTCAGGAACTATTTAACGTTATTTGTTTTTGTGTACTGgaattcttctaatttttctaacaattataattatttttcttttcttacgtCATTGAGAGACTTGATGTTATAAACGATACTTTTTCGTTaagtgttaaaattaatactttgaaGGATGAGaattaatatgattttatagTTTGGAGGCTCGGAGGCGATTATAACGGCGCTCAGCGACGAGTTTCCGATAATCGGAAACAATCGCGAGATTTTTGTGGCGTGCTTGTTCACTCTGTACTTCCTCGTCGGACTCGCCTCTTGTTCACAGGTAAGTGAAGCAGATTCTAATCATGAATTTGCggatttttatgaaactttttataCATGTCATAAAATCGAGAGACACAAATCTTTAAGActctttttttgaaatatttttcgcacGTTCCTTGAAATTTTATGCCGTTGGAACTATACGATTGTTGTATGCGTATGCGTCacgtcgtaaaaaaaaaggtttattGCTTTTTGACACAGGGCGGGTTTTACTTT from Linepithema humile isolate Giens D197 chromosome 2, Lhum_UNIL_v1.0, whole genome shotgun sequence encodes:
- the DAT gene encoding sodium-dependent dopamine transporter isoform X4; translation: MCIRRRTCITCTRKMSSTVVKNLAKDGNGGDGRETWSGKLDFLLSVIGFAVDLANVWRFPYLCYKNGGGAFLVPYCVMLVVGGIPLFYMELALGQFNRKGAITCWGRLVPLFKGIGYAVVLIAFYVDFYYNVIIAWSLRYFFASFSTMLPWTTCDNPWNTPLCREFDANISNFEDVVTSEVNRNFGNVTRFLDGESDLAVAQSVADNHTSAAHEYFNRAILELHQSEGLHDLGAIKWDIALCLLVVYLVCYFSLWKGISTSGKVVWFTALFPYAVLLILLIRGVTLPGSAEGIRYYLSPNFTAITKAEVWVDAATQVFFSLGPGFGVLLAYASYNKYHNNVYKDALLTSLINSATSFVAGFVIFSVLGYMARASGKSIQDVATEGPGLVFIVYPAAIATMPGSMFWALIFFMMLLTLGLDSSFGGSEAIITALSDEFPIIGNNREIFVACLFTLYFLVGLASCSQGGFYFFHLLDRYAAGYSMLFAVLAETIAVSWIYGTDRFCADIKDMIGFRPGVYWRVCWKFVAPLFLMFIIVYGLMGYEPLSYEDYVYPVWANILGWLIACSSIVMIPGMAIYKISVTPGTFVQRLKILTTPWRDTQHQRSDLSSVANGAIRRSFLAEQDFEITKDHELTKEQTEVMIQPREGIKGGDPPPEPV
- the DAT gene encoding sodium-dependent dopamine transporter isoform X2, yielding MSLSKYLKSEDDTRSREVVSSPSFASLDQPAPTIGGTRKMSSTVVKNLAKDGNGGDGRETWSGKLDFLLSVIGFAVDLANVWRFPYLCYKNGGGAFLVPYCVMLVVGGIPLFYMELALGQFNRKGAITCWGRLVPLFKGIGYAVVLIAFYVDFYYNVIIAWSLRYFFASFSTMLPWTTCDNPWNTPLCREFDANISNFEDVVTSEVNRNFGNVTRFLDGESDLAVAQSVADNHTSAAHEYFNRAILELHQSEGLHDLGAIKWDIALCLLVVYLVCYFSLWKGISTSGKVVWFTALFPYAVLLILLIRGVTLPGSAEGIRYYLSPNFTAITKAEVWVDAATQVFFSLGPGFGVLLAYASYNKYHNNVYKDALLTSLINSATSFVAGFVIFSVLGYMARASGKSIQDVATEGPGLVFIVYPAAIATMPGSMFWALIFFMMLLTLGLDSSFGGSEAIITALSDEFPIIGNNREIFVACLFTLYFLVGLASCSQGGFYFFHLLDRYAAGYSMLFAVLAETIAVSWIYGTDRFCADIKDMIGFRPGVYWRVCWKFVAPLFLMFIIVYGLMGYEPLSYEDYVYPVWANILGWLIACSSIVMIPGMAIYKISVTPGTFVQRLKILTTPWRDTQHQRSDLSSVANGAIRRSFLAEQDFEITKDHELTKEQTENSSNL
- the DAT gene encoding sodium-dependent dopamine transporter isoform X1: MSLSKYLKSEDDTRSREVVSSPSFASLDQPAPTIGGTRKMSSTVVKNLAKDGNGGDGRETWSGKLDFLLSVIGFAVDLANVWRFPYLCYKNGGGAFLVPYCVMLVVGGIPLFYMELALGQFNRKGAITCWGRLVPLFKGIGYAVVLIAFYVDFYYNVIIAWSLRYFFASFSTMLPWTTCDNPWNTPLCREFDANISNFEDVVTSEVNRNFGNVTRFLDGESDLAVAQSVADNHTSAAHEYFNRAILELHQSEGLHDLGAIKWDIALCLLVVYLVCYFSLWKGISTSGKVVWFTALFPYAVLLILLIRGVTLPGSAEGIRYYLSPNFTAITKAEVWVDAATQVFFSLGPGFGVLLAYASYNKYHNNVYKDALLTSLINSATSFVAGFVIFSVLGYMARASGKSIQDVATEGPGLVFIVYPAAIATMPGSMFWALIFFMMLLTLGLDSSFGGSEAIITALSDEFPIIGNNREIFVACLFTLYFLVGLASCSQGGFYFFHLLDRYAAGYSMLFAVLAETIAVSWIYGTDRFCADIKDMIGFRPGVYWRVCWKFVAPLFLMFIIVYGLMGYEPLSYEDYVYPVWANILGWLIACSSIVMIPGMAIYKISVTPGTFVQRLKILTTPWRDTQHQRSDLSSVANGAIRRSFLAEQDFEITKDHELTKEQTEVMIQPREGIKGGDPPPEPV
- the DAT gene encoding sodium-dependent dopamine transporter isoform X3, whose product is MSSTVVKNLAKDGNGGDGRETWSGKLDFLLSVIGFAVDLANVWRFPYLCYKNGGGAFLVPYCVMLVVGGIPLFYMELALGQFNRKGAITCWGRLVPLFKGIGYAVVLIAFYVDFYYNVIIAWSLRYFFASFSTMLPWTTCDNPWNTPLCREFDANISNFEDVVTSEVNRNFGNVTRFLDGESDLAVAQSVADNHTSAAHEYFNRAILELHQSEGLHDLGAIKWDIALCLLVVYLVCYFSLWKGISTSGKVVWFTALFPYAVLLILLIRGVTLPGSAEGIRYYLSPNFTAITKAEVWVDAATQVFFSLGPGFGVLLAYASYNKYHNNVYKDALLTSLINSATSFVAGFVIFSVLGYMARASGKSIQDVATEGPGLVFIVYPAAIATMPGSMFWALIFFMMLLTLGLDSSFGGSEAIITALSDEFPIIGNNREIFVACLFTLYFLVGLASCSQGGFYFFHLLDRYAAGYSMLFAVLAETIAVSWIYGTDRFCADIKDMIGFRPGVYWRVCWKFVAPLFLMFIIVYGLMGYEPLSYEDYVYPVWANILGWLIACSSIVMIPGMAIYKISVTPGTFVQRLKILTTPWRDTQHQRSDLSSVANGAIRRSFLAEQDFEITKDHELTKEQTEVMIQPREGIKGGDPPPEPV